In Polyangiaceae bacterium, a genomic segment contains:
- a CDS encoding glycerophosphodiester phosphodiesterase: MRCGWLVLAFLALGCGSEDAPAKNAACDNAFLCDAPLLIAHRGGGRLAPEETLPAFDNAAALGADVLELDIHSTSDGELVCLHDDTVDRTTDGSGKVHDLTLSELRALDAGYHFSPDGGASFPWRGMGVTVPSLREVLRAHPKAWVSIEIKQSTPDIVDPLLALLDEEQAAGRVVVVSFFDEIVQEVRQKRPEILTGMALGEMLTLYAVTDETEASYQPPTRIVQPPSNVVTADLVARANRLGLRLHAWTVNDRPEMEALLDLGVHGVMTDDPALLGEVIAER, encoded by the coding sequence GTGCGCTGCGGTTGGCTCGTGCTCGCTTTCTTGGCTCTCGGTTGCGGGAGCGAGGATGCGCCCGCGAAAAATGCAGCTTGCGACAACGCATTCCTATGCGACGCACCGCTCCTGATCGCGCACCGCGGCGGTGGTCGACTCGCGCCGGAAGAGACGCTCCCCGCTTTCGACAACGCTGCTGCCTTGGGTGCGGACGTGTTGGAGCTCGACATCCACTCCACCAGCGACGGCGAGTTGGTGTGCTTGCACGACGACACGGTGGACCGCACGACCGACGGCAGCGGCAAGGTGCACGACCTCACGCTCTCCGAGCTTCGCGCCCTGGACGCGGGCTATCACTTCTCGCCGGACGGCGGCGCCAGCTTCCCTTGGCGTGGCATGGGCGTCACCGTTCCCTCCCTCCGGGAGGTGCTCCGGGCGCACCCGAAGGCGTGGGTCAGCATCGAGATCAAGCAGAGCACGCCGGACATCGTCGATCCGCTCCTCGCCCTCTTGGACGAAGAGCAGGCAGCGGGCCGCGTGGTGGTCGTGTCGTTCTTCGACGAGATCGTGCAAGAGGTGCGGCAGAAGCGGCCGGAGATCCTCACGGGCATGGCGCTTGGAGAGATGCTCACCTTGTACGCCGTGACGGACGAGACGGAAGCGAGCTACCAGCCTCCGACGCGGATCGTGCAACCCCCGAGCAACGTGGTGACGGCGGATCTCGTGGCCCGGGCGAACCGCCTGGGCCTACGGCTCCACGCCTGGACGGTGAATGATCGGCCCGAGATGGAAGCGCTCCTCGACTTGGGCGTGCACGGCGTCATGACCGACGATCCAGCGCTCCTTGGCGAGGTGATCGCCGAGCGCTGA